In Cicer arietinum cultivar CDC Frontier isolate Library 1 chromosome 7, Cicar.CDCFrontier_v2.0, whole genome shotgun sequence, a single window of DNA contains:
- the LOC101492920 gene encoding late embryogenesis abundant protein Lea5, giving the protein MALSLSQSNRLCTLLAQSLPLFHRRGFAAASDASVRIELGSVAKGHGKLGSLEEKPVSRDGSEACSAWAPDPETGYYRPINHIPKIDPVELRNLLLKHNSRSSN; this is encoded by the exons atggctctctctctctcacaaaGTAACCGTCTCTGTACCCTTCTTGCTCAATCTCTCCCGCTGTTTCATCG GCGAGGGTTTGCAGCCGCTTCTGATGCTTCAGTGAGAATTGAATTGGGTAGTGTTGCGAAGGGCCACGGAAAGCTGGGAAGCCTTGAAGAGAAGCCTGTGTCGAGAGATGGCTCAGAGGCCTGCTCAGCTTGGGCCCCAGACCCAGAAACGGGATACTACAGGCCCATTAATCACATCCCTAAAATTGACCCGGTGGAGCTCCGAAATTTGCTACTCAAGCATAATTCCAGATCATCCAACTAG
- the LOC101492591 gene encoding uncharacterized protein, whose translation MIHIHMETSMKGGGGGGGKVNVNVNVTEDDNSDGMQCIDHPYRNNPGGICAFCLQEKLGKLVSSSFPLPIPPSSSSSSSPSFRSHIVPHSSSSTSTTFHCPSSSSSINITTSAPAPPPPPPTTTIVASSSISLSVCPTTTKNDNHYHEYYYRKTRIPFLLAKKKKKKTSVSTSVSGSASNIILKRSKSTATPRRGNSLVDADDEDFSPRKRNGFWSFLYISSKSSTSAKLNSKSFRDRNNNAVTGAAKLKEKCCSGSSLGRKSDIVIIEEDNSPNNSKNNNTGSSFERKVSRSRSVGCGSRSFSGDFFERISTGFGDCTLRRVESQREGKSKAVSTSSSSVAASSVNHHNHCMKERVLRRCGGIFSGFMMTSSSSSNSSSSSYWVSSNSADDAAVNGKQAASVTLSQNRGKSWSWAFASPMRAFSSSNKGNSSKENHQNRRDIIRDANDNKNVTPNLSAMPSLLAARG comes from the coding sequence ATGATTCACATCCACATGGAAACATCAATGaaaggaggaggaggaggaggaggaaagGTTAATGTTAATGTTAATGTTACTGAAGATGATAACAGTGATGGAATGCAATGCATTGATCATCCTTATAGAAACAACCCTGGTGGGATCTGTGCTTTTTGTCTTCAAGAAAAACTTGGTAAacttgtttcttcttcttttcctctTCCTATTCctccttcttcctcttcttcttcttcacctTCTTTCAGATCCCACATTGTTCCTcattcttcatcttcaacttcCACTACTTTTCACtgtccttcttcttcttcttccatcaATATTACAACTTCAGCACCagcaccaccaccaccaccacccaCAACAAccattgttgcttcttcttctaTCTCTCTTTCTGTTTGTCCCACTACTACAAAAAATGATAATCATTACCATGAATACTATTATAGAAAAACTCGTATCCCTTTTCTCTTAGccaagaaaaagaagaaaaaaacctCTGTTTCAACCTCTGTTTCTGGTTCTGCTTCTAATATCATTCTAAAGCGAAGCAAATCAACTGCAACACCAAGAAGAGGTAACTCTTTGGTTGATGCAGATGATGAAGATTTTAGTCCAAGAAAAAGAAATGGGTTTTGGTCTTTTCTCTATATTTCTTCAAAGTCTTCAACTTCTGCTAAGTTGAATTCAAAGAGTTTTAGAGACAGAAATAATAATGCTGTAACTGGTGCAGCAAAGTTAAAGGAAAAGTGTTGTTCTGGTTCTTCATTAGGAAGAAAGAGTGACATTGTTATTATTGAAGAAGATAACAGTCCTAACAACAGCAAAAACAACAATACAGGTTCTTCTTTTGAACGCAAAGTTTCAAGATCTAGATCTGTTGGATGTGGTAGCAGAAGCTTCTCTGgtgatttttttgaaagaatctCAACTGGGTTTGGAGATTGTACTCTAAGGAGGGTTGAATCACAACGTGAAGGTAAATCAAAAGCTGTTtctacttcttcttcttctgttgCTGCTTCTTCTGTTAATCATCACAACCATTGCATGAAGGAGAGAGTTCTACGACGTTGTGGTGGAATATTCAGTGGTTTCATGATGacttcatcttcatcatcaaattcatcatcttcatcttatTGGGTTTCTTCTAATTCTGCTGATGATGCTGCTGTGAATGGAAAACAAGCTGCTTCTGTGACACTTTCTCAAAACCGTGGTAAAAGTTGGAGTTGGGCATTTGCTAGTCCTATGAGAGCTTTTAGTAGCAGCAACAAAGGAAATTCTTCTAaagaaaatcatcaaaatagAAGGGATATTATTAGAGATgctaatgataataaaaatgtcACACCAAATTTATCTGCTATGCCATCTTTGCTTGCTGCTAGAGGCTGA
- the LOC101493252 gene encoding UDP-glucuronic acid decarboxylase 2-like produces MSSELIHRNQTREYQPDNPRNTDSSSSRHNSPPQKSRNMLRDRAPFLLIGIAISTLFFHFLPSLQHHHDSSFIQTELTLPTRRVLLEEHGSTRNNEDERKGRVPLAVGLKNKKNKRVLITGGAGFVGSHLVDRLMERGDNVIVVDNYFTGRKENVIHHIGNPNFELIRHDVVEPILLEVDQIYHLACPASPVHYKFNPVKTIKTNVVGTLNMLGLAKRVGARFLLTSTSEVYGDPLQHPQAETYWGNVNPIGVRSCYDEGKRVAETLAMDYHRGAGIEVRIARIFNTYGPRMCIDDGRVVSNFVAQALRKEPLTVYGDGKQTRSFQYVSDLVEGLMRLMEGEHVGPFNLGNPGEFTMLELAQVVQETIDTNAKIEFRPNTEDDPHKRKPDISKAKELLGWQPSVSLREGLPLMVSDFRQRLFGDSKGNGGKGSSAA; encoded by the exons ATGAGTTCTGAACTAATTCACAGAAACCAAACAAGAGAATATCAACCTGATAATCCTCGCAACACAGATTCATCATCGAGTCGTCACAATTCTCCACCTCAGAAATCGAGGAACATGCTTCGAGATCGAGCACCGTTCCTCCTCATTGGCATTGCAATTTCCACTCTCTTCTTCCACTTTCTCCCTTCTCTTCAACATCATCATGACTCGTCGTTCATCCAAACCGAGTTGACTCTTCCGACTCGACGGGTTTTATTAGAGGAACACGGTTCCACACGCAACAACGAAGACGAAAGAAAAGGAAGGGTTCCTTTGGCCGTTGGattgaaaaataagaaaaacaagAGAGTACTGATAACCGGTGGTGCCGGTTTCGTTGGAAGCCATCTGGTGGACCGTTTGATGGAAAGAGGTGACAACGTGATCGTAGTGGATAATTACTTCACTGGAAGGAAAGAGAACGTTATACATCATATTGGTAATCCCAATTTTGAACTTATTCGACACGACGTCGTTGAACCTATTCTTCTTGAAGTTGACCAGATCTATCACTTGGCTTGCCCTGCTTCCCCTGTTCATTACAAGTTCAATCCAGTCAAAACCATC AAGACGAATGTGGTGGGGACACTAAACATGTTGGGATTGGCAAAAAGAGTGGGTGCACGTTTTTTGCTGACTAGCACGAGTGAGGTGTATGGTGATCCACTACAACACCCTCAGGCTGAGACTTACTGGGGAAACGTTAATCCCATTGGTGTAAGAAGCTGTTACGATGAGGGAAAGCGTGTTGCTGAGACTTTGGCAATGGACTACCACAGAGGCGCTGGCATTGAG GTGAGGATTGCTCGAATCTTCAATACATATGGACCAAGAATGTGCATTGATGATGGGCGTGTCGTCAGTAACTTCGTTGCTCAG GCATTGAGGAAGGAACCTTTGACTGTTTATGGCGATGGAAAACagacaagaagctttcaatatGTTTCGGACTTG GTAGAGGGATTGATGCGGCTGATGGAAGGTGAGCATGTTGGGCCTTTCAATCTTGGCAACCCTGGTGAATTCACCATGCTTGAACTTGCTCAG GTGGTACAAGAGACTATAGACACAAATGCAAAGATAGAGTTCAGACCAAACACAGAGGACGACCCACACAAGAGGAAGCCAGACATCTCCAAAGCGAAAGAGCTTCTTGGATGGCAACCATCTGTGTCCCTCCGTGAGGGACTACCTCTAATGGTCTCTGATTTTCGACAAAGATTATTCGGTGACTCAAAGGGTAATGGGGGCAAAGGTTCATCTGCAGCATAG